In the Perca flavescens isolate YP-PL-M2 chromosome 20, PFLA_1.0, whole genome shotgun sequence genome, one interval contains:
- the LOC114547129 gene encoding adapter protein CIKS-like, whose translation MPQFSMPPVEGVSQVSVMNLSSAKAEGSVSHPHEKRRTISLPDECRGNVFITYSSDISSEIIPFVDFLTKQGFRPAIDLFDNPIRRMDINKWNDGCLKDQSALIVIAISPKYKADIEGCVVDTHDLHTKYIHTMMQNEFIQQGSLNFRFIPLLFFNASQKHVPNWLQNTRVYRWPQDAEDVLLRLLREERYVPPPVLPELSLIIRPVSPSAAATL comes from the exons ATGCCTCAATTCTCCATGCCCCCTGTGGAGGGCGTGTCGCAGGTCAGCGTGATGAACCTGAGCTCAGCAAAAGCAGAGGGGTCTGTCTCACATCCACATGAGAAAAGAAGAACCATCAGTCTGCCTGATGAGTGCC GAG gAAATGTTTTTATAACTTATTCTTCAGACATTTCTTCAGAGATAATTCCCTTTGTAGACTTTCTCACAAAGCAAGGTTTTCGACCAGCT ATTGATTTATTTGATAACCCCATCAGACGCATGGATATCAACAAGTGGAACGATGGTTGCCTGAAAGAT caaTCAGCCCTGATTGTCATCGCCATCAGTCCAAAGTACAAGGCGGACATTGAAGGATGTGTAGTGGATACCCATGATCTACACACTAAATATATTCACACCATG ATGCAGAATGAATTCATCCAGCAAGGCAGCTTGAATTTTAGATTCATACCACTTCTCTTCTTTAATGCATCCCAG AAACACGTCCCAAATTGGCTTCAGAACACGCGTGTTTACCGCTGGCCGCAGGATGCTGAGGATGTGTTACTGCGGCTACTCAGGGAGGAGAGATACGTTCCTCCTCCTGTTCTTCCGGAGCTCTCCCTCATCATCAGGCCTGTGTCCCCCAGTGCTGCAGCTACACTATAA
- the fyna gene encoding tyrosine-protein kinase fyna, which translates to MGCVQCKDKEAAKLTDDRETSLSHNSGYRYGSDPTPQHYPSFGVTTIPNYNNFHSGATQGVTVFGGVHTSSQSGTLRSRGGTGVTLFVALYDYEARTEDDLSFRKGERFQILNSTEGDWWEARSLTTGGTGYIPSNYVAPVDSIQAEDWYFGKLGRKDAERQLLSNGNARGTFLIRESETTKGAYSLSIQDWDDVKGDHVKHYKIRKLDSGGYYITTRAQFETLQQLVQHYSARAAGLCCRLIVPCHKGMPRLTDLSVKTKDVWEIPRESLQLIKRLGNGQFGEVWMGTWNGTTKVAVKTLKPGTMSPESFLEEAQIMKKLRHDKLVQLYAVVSEEPIYIVTEYMCKGSLLDFLKDGEGRGLKLPNLVDMAAQVAAGMAYIERMNYIHRDLRSANILVGESLVCKIADFGLARLIEDNEYTARQGAKFPIKWTAPEAALYGKFTIKSDVWSFGILLTELVTKGRVPYPGMNNREVLEQVERGYRMPCPQDCPSSLHELMVQCWKKDPEERPTFEYLQAFLEDYFTATEPQYQPGDNL; encoded by the exons ATGGGCTGTGTCCAATGTAAGGATAAAGAAGCAGCAAAACTCACTGATGACCGGGAGACCAGCCTCTCACACAACTCGGGGTACCGTTATGGGTCCGACCCCACGCCACAGCACTACCCTAGCTTCGGGGTCACCACTATCCCCAACTACAACAACTTCCACAGCGGCGCCACACAGGGGGTGACCGTGTTCGGAGGAGTTCACACGTCCTCGCAGTCTGGGACACTTCGGTCTCGTGGCGGAACAG GGGTGACTCTGTTCGTGGCTCTTTACGATTACGAAGCCAGGACCGAGGATGACCTCAGCTTCAGAAAGGGGGAGAGGTTCCAGATCCTCAACAGCAC CGAGGGCGACTGGTGGGAGGCTCGTTCTCTCACTACAGGTGGAACTGGTTACATTCCCAGCAATTACGTTGCTCCGGTGGACTCAATCCAAGCTGAGGA ctggTATTTTGGTAAATTAGGCCGAAAGGACGCAGAAAGGCAACTGCTCTCCAACGGCAACGCCAGAGGCACTTTCCTCATCCGTGAGAGTGAAACAACCAAAG GGGCctactctctctccatccaggACTGGGATGATGTCAAGGGAGACCACGTGAAACACTATAAGATTCGTAAGCTGGACAGTGGGGGCTACTACATCACCACCAGGGCCCAGTTTGAGACACTCCAGCAGCTAGTGCAGCACTACTCGG CCAGGGCCGCAGGGCTCTGCTGCCGACTGATCGTACCGTGCCACAAAGGCATGCCTCGTCTGACTGACCTGTCCGTCAAAACCAAAGACGTGTGGGAGATCCCACGGGAGTCACTGCAACTAATCAAACGTCTCGGCAACGGCCAGTTTGGAGAGGTCTGGATGG GCACGTGGAATGGCACCACCAAGGTGGCAGTCAAGACTCTGAAGCCCGGCACCATGTCCCCCGAGTCCTTCCTGGAGGAGGCTCAGATCATGAAGAAGCTCCGACACGACAAGCTGGTGCAGCTCTACGCCGTGGTGTCCGAAGAACCCATCTATATCGTCACGGAGTACATGTGCAAAG gTAGTTTGCTTGACTTCCTTAAAGATGGAGAAGGACGAGGCCTCAAGCTGCCAAATCTAGTGGACATGGCAGCTCAG GTGGCAGCAGGCATGGCATATATTGAGAGGATGAACTACATCCACAGAGACCTGCGCTCTGCCAACATCCTAGTCGGCGAAAGTCTGGTGTGTAAGATCGCTGACTTTGGTCTGGCCAGACTCATCGAGGACAATGAATACACAGCAAGACAAG GTGCAAAGTTTCCAATAAAGTGGACTGCTCCTGAGGCTGCTCTCTACGGGAAATTCACCATCAAGTCGGACGTGTGGTCGTTTGGCATCCTGCTGACAGAGCTGGTGACCAAGGGCAGAGTGCCCTATCCAG GCATGAACAACCGCGAGGTGCTGGAGCAGGTGGAGCGGGGCTACCGGATGCCGTGCCCGCAGGACTGCCCCTCTTCCCTGCACGAGCTGATGGTGCAGTGCTGGAAGAAAGACCCGGAGGAGAGGCCCACCTTCGAGTACCTGCAGGCCTTTTTGGAGGACTACTTCACTGCCACTGAGCCTCAGTACCAGCCGGGGGATAATCTCTGA